A window of Xylophilus sp. GW821-FHT01B05 contains these coding sequences:
- a CDS encoding YfiR family protein, which translates to MSWLILAFSLGLGAQAQTLPAVPEYTMKAAYLYNFALLTAWPAASSSAAEPFRLCLYGQDEFGPALDVLNGKDVNGQTVRVLRIDRAEDALQCRLIFIGETDARRTARLAAVLGRAPILTVTDADVARSIGAVISLRPEDRRLSFEVNASAARQANLQLSSKLLRLAARVVSP; encoded by the coding sequence ATGTCATGGCTCATCCTTGCGTTCAGCCTGGGGCTGGGGGCGCAGGCCCAGACATTGCCGGCCGTACCTGAATACACCATGAAGGCGGCCTACCTGTACAACTTTGCGCTGCTGACCGCCTGGCCTGCGGCGTCATCCAGTGCGGCTGAGCCGTTCCGCCTGTGCCTGTATGGCCAGGACGAGTTTGGTCCGGCCCTCGATGTCCTGAACGGCAAGGACGTCAATGGCCAGACGGTGCGGGTGCTGCGCATCGATCGTGCCGAGGACGCCTTGCAATGCCGCCTGATCTTCATTGGCGAGACCGATGCCCGCCGCACCGCGCGGCTTGCCGCGGTACTGGGGCGTGCGCCGATCCTCACGGTCACCGACGCCGACGTGGCCCGCAGCATTGGCGCCGTGATCAGCCTGCGGCCGGAGGACCGCCGGCTGAGCTTTGAAGTCAATGCGAGCGCGGCCCGGCAGGCCAACCTTCAACTCAGCTCCAAGCTGCTGCGGCTGGCGGCGCGGGTCGTCTCGCCATGA
- a CDS encoding diguanylate cyclase has protein sequence MRLRHWFRDQSIQRKLSGITVVVILAALLPIISITLGYEYHALRQAALEEVQVQADIIRDNAAAALAFRDLASATEVLDTLRASPDISQAVLFLPDGKVFARYAPGDLAPHVRFDGGAEDGETISWSSIVVTRSVRLKHQVVGCLVIETSLRSLHKRVGLYAMVIFLSMLAGLGLALLLARSLIARITDPLSRLVALTHRVASQKDYTLREMVGSHDEVGELSQAFNSMLSHIHERDERLNQLAYYDNVTGLANRHYFKERAEQAVGNALRYGSRCCLMFVDLDRFKAVNDNLGHDAGDELLHAVAQRLTTTLRNNDVVCRIGGDEFAVVLDNVKSLEDVGRLAQKMVQVLAQTFLLRGREVSIGASIGISACPDHASSMAELLRCADIAMYQAKLQGRGQFCIYSPDFEVGTLRFFPPPEN, from the coding sequence ATGAGGCTGCGGCATTGGTTTCGCGACCAGTCCATACAGCGCAAGCTGAGCGGCATAACGGTCGTGGTGATCCTCGCGGCCTTGCTGCCCATCATCAGCATCACCTTGGGATATGAGTACCACGCCCTGCGCCAGGCAGCTCTGGAAGAGGTGCAGGTGCAGGCCGACATCATCCGGGACAACGCGGCAGCGGCCCTGGCTTTCCGGGACCTGGCCTCGGCGACCGAGGTACTGGACACCTTGCGTGCATCGCCCGATATTTCCCAGGCGGTCCTCTTCCTGCCCGACGGAAAGGTCTTTGCGCGCTACGCCCCCGGCGACCTTGCACCCCACGTCCGGTTTGACGGGGGAGCGGAAGATGGTGAAACCATTTCCTGGAGCAGCATCGTCGTGACGCGCAGCGTCCGCCTGAAGCACCAGGTGGTGGGTTGCCTGGTCATTGAAACCAGCCTGAGGTCGCTGCACAAGCGTGTGGGGCTCTATGCGATGGTCATTTTTCTCAGCATGCTGGCCGGGCTGGGCCTGGCCCTGCTGTTGGCGCGCAGCCTGATTGCCCGCATCACCGATCCGCTGTCCCGGCTGGTCGCGCTCACGCACCGGGTCGCGAGCCAGAAGGACTACACCCTGCGCGAAATGGTGGGCAGCCATGACGAGGTCGGCGAACTCTCGCAGGCCTTCAACAGCATGCTCTCGCACATCCATGAGCGAGACGAGCGCCTGAACCAGCTCGCCTATTACGACAACGTCACGGGCCTGGCCAACCGGCACTACTTCAAGGAGCGGGCCGAGCAGGCCGTGGGCAATGCGCTGCGCTATGGCAGCCGCTGCTGCCTGATGTTTGTCGATCTGGACCGCTTCAAGGCCGTCAACGACAACCTGGGGCACGACGCCGGGGACGAACTGCTGCACGCGGTGGCGCAGCGGCTGACCACCACCCTGCGCAACAACGATGTGGTGTGCCGTATCGGGGGCGATGAATTCGCCGTCGTTCTCGACAACGTCAAGAGCCTGGAAGACGTGGGCCGGCTGGCGCAGAAAATGGTCCAGGTGCTGGCGCAAACCTTTCTGCTGCGGGGGCGCGAGGTTTCCATCGGCGCCAGCATCGGCATCAGCGCTTGCCCCGACCACGCGAGCAGCATGGCGGAACTGCTGCGCTGCGCCGACATCGCCATGTACCAGGCCAAGCTCCAGGGCCGGGGGCAGTTCTGCATCTACAGCCCGGATTTCGAAGTGGGGACGCTACGCTTTTTTCCACCACCGGAAAACTGA
- a CDS encoding SAM-dependent methyltransferase, whose amino-acid sequence MPGYLTKQECIAIAGAPDLLIRSLLDREQFSDPQGEAERLGISSASWPLFGLPWPSGAQLAARMAVRPLLAGERILEIGCGLALASLVSHRRGVDITASDCHPLAAGFLLENLRLNHLTPMKYRHGHWGAALRPGRADGAAHVSADVAGLYDMVIGSDVLYERDDGGELAAFISLHAESAAEVWIVDPDRGNRAAFNRQMAALGFGMHEERLDRAALGGVAAYKGRLLVYRRAG is encoded by the coding sequence ATGCCCGGCTACCTCACCAAGCAGGAGTGCATCGCTATCGCGGGTGCTCCGGACCTGCTCATCCGCTCGCTGCTGGACCGCGAGCAGTTCTCTGACCCGCAGGGCGAAGCCGAGCGCCTGGGCATCTCATCGGCCAGTTGGCCCCTGTTCGGCCTGCCCTGGCCTTCGGGCGCGCAGTTGGCCGCGCGCATGGCGGTGCGGCCGCTATTGGCCGGCGAACGCATCCTGGAGATCGGCTGCGGCCTGGCGCTGGCCAGCCTGGTCAGCCACCGCCGCGGCGTCGACATCACCGCCAGCGACTGCCACCCGCTGGCGGCCGGCTTCCTGCTGGAGAACCTGCGGCTCAACCACCTCACGCCCATGAAGTACCGCCACGGCCACTGGGGCGCGGCCCTGCGGCCCGGTCGCGCGGACGGCGCGGCGCATGTGTCTGCCGACGTGGCCGGGCTGTACGACATGGTGATAGGCAGCGACGTGCTGTACGAGCGCGACGACGGCGGCGAACTGGCCGCCTTCATCAGCCTGCACGCCGAGTCGGCCGCAGAGGTCTGGATCGTCGACCCCGACCGCGGCAACCGCGCCGCCTTCAACCGCCAGATGGCAGCGCTGGGTTTTGGCATGCACGAAGAGCGGCTGGACCGCGCGGCGCTGGGCGGTGTGGCGGCCTATAAGGGGCGGCTGCTGGTGTATCGGCGCGCGGGCTGA